The DNA region TTGAGGTATTCGACCGTGAAGGTCTGCGCGGGGAGGCCCATCTTCACCCCGTTGGCGTCGCACTGAACCTTCGCGGCAATTCGAGTAAACTTCTGCCCGCCGTCGAGATGCAGCGTCAGGTCGCTTGCGGCAGCAGAAAGACTCAGGGCCAGTACTGCGACTCCAGGCACAACAGAGCGGCATCTTCGGTTCATCTGCTTGTCCTCTCATCCTTAAGCGGCGTAGAAATCATGCCATAGCGAAAAGTCCGGCGTCTGCCGGGCTCTGACTCCATATGGCCAACTCATCTAAAGTAGCCGTAGAAGCTCCTGCTCGGCCCTGTGCCAATCCTCTTCATGATGACCATGCTGCCCATGCCGTTGGAGAAAGTAGCCATAGGCGACATGTGCAATCTGCTCATGCGTAGGACGATGCTTCACCTGGAGGGGCTCAGCCACCGCAGACCTTGCCTCTGCCTTCACCGCCTTTGGAGCTGCCTTCGTCGTAGATGTCGCAGCCGTCTTTGTCTTTGCAGTGGCCTTCGTCTTTGCAGCGGCCTTCGGTTTTTCCGCTTTTGCCGCAGGCGCCTTTGCCGCCGCTTTCTTCGGCTTCGCCGCTGTCTTGACTGGCTTCTTCTCCTTGTCGATGCTCATTGCTATCTCCTGGCATGGGTTAGCCGCCGCCCGGCGGTGTCTCTATTAGTTTAGAGCGGGTTCAACACTCTCTATTTATCTCCGATGCCTGTTCTACGCGACAGGTCTGCTTCTGCGATGCGAGATCCGCATTGTAGCCACTCCCTATCGATCAAACTCAACTGGACTCCGTTCCACCCACCAGCACGGCCGTCCTCCCGCCTGCGGCAGCCCTTCCGGCAGCAGCGAGCGGGTGCATCGGATGACTACCTTGCCATCGGGATAGTACTCCTCCTTGTTACCCTTCAGCGGAGCCACCACAATCCGGTCGACCGATATCGATCCGTAGCCCCTGCCGGCGATCGCCCGTCCCTGCCATACCAGCCAGTCCGCGGCCCATACCGCTGCAACCGCGATTGCAAGATACATCAAGGCCCTTGCCACTAGACGTCCCAATTCTGTACCTCCGAACAGCCGAGCACATCGCCCGCTCTCTGCATCTTCGCAAAACCGCGACCTTTGCGCCTTGACAAAAGCGCAGCCGGCGATTTTTCCTCTCAACTATGCGTAACCCGGTATTTGGGGCCCCTTTGATCTCCTCGATCTGCGTGCTCCTTCTGGCCGGCTGCTCTCTTTCGCCGCTGGCACGGCACACGGCTGATTTTTCCAGCGCCACCGGCCTCGTCGTCGACAACTCGGAAGACGCCTACCGCGCTGCCGTGCGCCTCAATGACCAGGCGCAGGCCTCCATGCTGGTCGCTCGATACGACTCCGCGCAGCCGCTCGATCCCCACCAGTTGAAGCACCTGATCGCCCCCGAAGGCCTCAAAGCCCGCGCCGAGGTCCTAGACGGTCTCCGCACCTACGCGCAGACCATCGCCGACCTTGCCAGCGGCGTCTCCTCCACTCAACTCGACGATGCTGCGACAGCCGCGGGAGCCAACCTCGTCAAGATGGGGACCGCCGTCTCGGAATCGACGCCCGTGGGCATCGACATCTCGCCGCAGCAGGCAAACGCCGCCAGCACGGCGCTTAAGGCGCTCGGTGAATTTCTTGCGGCGCGCAAGATCAAGTCCTCCGTGCCGAAGGTCATTCAGGAGATGGACCCCAGCGTCGCGGCCATCTGCAACTTACTCACCAGCGACATCGACACTCTGCGCGACCAGTCGGGACACGACTACGAACAGCTTCTCGCCCAGCAGGACTCCTTTATTCGCCACGCCGGCACTGCCCTCTCTCCGATAGACCGCCGCGCTGAGATTCAGAAGCTCCCGCAGATCCTCGCCAGCAAACAGGCCACCGACGACATGCTGGCCGATCTCGCCGATTCCGTAAAACAACTCGCATTGGCCCATCATGCGTTGGCTGCGGCAGCCACCACAAAGGATGCTCCGTCGCTCAACGCAAGGCTCGCCGATCTCCATGCCGCGGCCCGCCGCCTCTCTCGTTATTACTATTCGCTGCCCGTCAAATAAGAACTGGAGAAACCATGTCCCCCTCCAAATCAAAGACGAAACCAGGCGCTCTACCCCTGGCATCTGCCAGGGTAGAGATCGCTGCAACGCCTGCGCCCGTGCAGACTTCCGCGCCAGCCGCTCCGCCAACGGATCAAACAGCAACAACGGTCCCGCCAGCCCTTGCAACGCCCGATGCGATCGCAACCTATCAGGCCCTCTACGACACGCTTGGCCGCGCATATTGGGAGGCATCGGACCTGCAATCAAAGGACACCGTTCAGGGGGCCCGCGATGCCATCTACGACATACTGACCGACCTGAACATTGCGAAGCTCCAGGCGAACACCGCCCTGTATCTCGCGCTCATTCCCAAAATCAAGCACTCCAACGAAGCCCTGAAAAAAATTCAGGGCGACATCAACAACATCACCAGAAATGTCACGACGGCCGCCAGCGTCATCTCGGCAATTACGAAGGTGCTGAACATAGCGGCCATGTTCTAAGGACGGGTTGTAAAAGTTTTATCAACTTCCAGGTTTCTCGCTGGACGCAACTCGTTGTATCGAGTATGTTTTTGAATCGAGAAATCTTCTTAAATCTGCAGGAGGATAGTTTATGGCTCGTTTCGCTGGCCCGCGATTTGCAGTTGCCTTACTTACCCTGACCTTGTCTGTCGGCGCTCCCGCCGCCTTCGCACAGCAACCCGATCCGACATGGTCGCAGGAGGACACGACACGCATCGTCCACGATGTTCAGAAGAAGCTGGGCGGACTGGTCAACTACTCCGTCTTCGACTGGATCACCTTCGGCGTGCACGGAAAAACCCTCGTGCTGAAGGGCTATGCCTCGCGCCCGACGCTTAAGGACGATGCTGCCAATGCCGTTAAAAATATCGCGGGTGTCGCAAAGGTCGAGAACGAGATTCAGGTGCTGCCTCTGTCCAACTTCGACGATCGCATTCGCGCCTCGGTCTACAACCGCATCTATACGCAGGCAGCGCTGCGCAAATACAACGCGAATCAGGGTTCGCTCGCGCGCGCGCTGGGGCCGGGCGGACGCAGCTTCGGCATGATGGCCGGCGGCATTACGCAGAATCCTCCCATCGGTTATCACGCCATCCACATCATCGTGAACAACGGCCACGTCACCCTCTATGGAGTCGTCCTCAACCAGAGTGATGCGTCGATCGCATACATCCAGGCCAATGGGGCGCCGGGCGTCTTTGGCGTCGACAACGACCTCGTCGTCCAGGGTTCCACTCCCGGCAGCGCACCAAAATAGGACCCACTCACTCTGTCCGCAGCGCCTGCATCGGGTCAACGCTTGAGGCCCGCCATGCTGGCGCTGCGCATGCAAGCGCAGCCACCGCCAGCAGCAGAGCAGCCATCACGGCAAAGACCATCGGGTCCAGGGGCTTTGTCTGGTACAGCAGCGAACGGATCACATACCCGACCCCAACGCCTCCGCCGATCCCCACAACAAGTCCAAGCACCACGGGCCGCAGCCCATCGCGCAGCACCAGACCAAGCACCTGTCCTCGCTGCGCTCCAAGCGCAATGCGGATGCCAATCTCAGGGATCCGCTGCGTAACGACATACGACAGAACTCCGTACAATCCCACACCGGCCAGCAGCAGCGAGAGCCCCGCAAAGATCAGCACCAGCGATGCGGAGAGGCTCTGGTTCACCGTCGACTCGCCAATGATCTGCGGGATCGTCAGCACATCGACAACCGGCAACTGGGGATCGAGCGCAGCAATCTCCTTCTGGACAGGAATTGCGTAGCTCAATGGGTCGCCGGAGGTGCGAACAACCAGCGTCGCTCTGTAGCCCGTGTCTCCAGAAAGCACCGGAAAATACGCCGTGGCCTTGGTCCGCTGCCCCACACGCCACAACGTGTCGCCAACAACGCCGACAATCTCGTAGGTCCGCTTCTTATTCGTAATGTCCGTGCCGAACACGATCGTGCGTCCAATCACGTTCTCGCCCGGATAGTACCGTTTCGCCAGCTCCTGCGTGATGACGACCTTCTTGGATTGATCGAGCCGGTCATGTTCGTTGAAGACCCTTCCCGCAACCAGCGGGATTCCAAGCGTAGAAAAGTAGCCTGGATCGGCATATCGGATCATCGCATCGGGTTGTTTATTCGACTCGTAGTTCGGCCGCTCCGGAATGATAAAGACCTGGTCGCCGTCATATCCCCCACCCGGCACCGTCGAGCCCAGCCCCGCCGACTGCACACCAGGAATGCGCCTCACCCGCTCCAGAAGCGACTGAGAGAACGCCACGCTCTGCTCCGGCTTGGTATAGATCTCTTTGGGCAGGTTGTATCGCAGTGTCAGTAGATGATCGCCCGAGATACCCAGGTCCGTCGTGCGCAACTGAACAAAGCTCTTCAGCAACAACCCCGCTGAGAGCAGCAGCACGACCGTCAGCGCGATCTCGACGCTCAGCAGCGTCTTGCGCAGCCGCGCCCGCGACAGACCCACTCCAGCGCCGCGCGAAGAATCTTTCAGCCCCTCCAAAACTCCTCGCTGCGTCGAAGACAGCGCTGGCAGCAAGCCTGCCAGAATCGCAGTCAGGCCCACGATGCCAAACGTGAACAGGACGATCGTCAGATCGACGTGAATGGCCGAGGCACGAGGCAGGCCGTGCCAGTGCGCCTTCAGCCATGAAGTGCCCGCCAGCGCCAGTAAGAGGCCGATGACCCCTCCACACCCGCACAGAATCACCGTCTCCGTCATCTGCTCGCGCAGCAAGGCAAAACGGCCCGCCCCAAGAGCGCCACGGATCGCCATCTCCTTCTGCCTCGCCGCTCCGCGCGCAACAAGCAGGTTCGATACATTCAGGCATCCGATCAGCAGCATGCACGCCACCGCAGACATCATCATCAGCAGCGGCGTCTTCACATCCTGCACCACATCGTCGATCATCGGGCGCGACATGGCATCCTCTGCCACCGGGCTCCCCGCATACTGCATGTGCATCCGATACTGCAGCGCGCTCACCTCATCCGTAGCCGTCTTCAAACTCACGCCGGGCTTCATGCGCGCGACGACATACGGATAATGGTTGTCGTGCTCATGCAGGCGCTCGAATGTCTCTCCGTCCGAGTAAGGGACCCACACCTGCGTTCGCGCATCGGGATATGCAAACCACTCCGGCAGCACACCAACCACCGTGTAAGGCCTTGCGGCCATCCGGATCGTCTTTCCGATAATCGCGGGATCGCCGCCGAAGCGCCTCTGAAAAAAGCTCCACGTCAGGATGGCGACATGGTGATCGCCCACCTGGTCTTCGTCTTCACGAAAGTTCCGCCCAAGCGCGGGCGACACTCCCAGCAAAGGAAACAGATTCCACGTCCCCTTCTGTGCCGCCACCAGCTCTGGCATCTCGCCATGATCTCCCGTCACCGCTAAGCCTGAGTAGTGGTACGAAGCCATATCCGCGAACCCATGCGTCTGCTCGTGCCACTCATAAAAATCACCAGGAGCAACAGGGTTGTATGGATTGCCCGATGTATTCGCACGCCAGTGCTCATACACCATCACCAGCTTGTCAGGATCATGGAACGGCAGCGGCTCCAGCAGCACGGAGCGCACAACCGTGAACAAACATGTCGTCGCTCCAATGCACAACGCCATCACCGTTATCGCCGTGATCGTGAATCCCGGCGACCGCATCAACGCACGTGTGCCAAATCGTAGATCGCGCCCTAGCGTCTCCAGCCAGCCCCAGCTCCATCCGCGTCGTGCCTCGTCGCGCAGCAACGCCGGGTTGCCGAACTGCCTCATGGCCGCGCGCCCCGCTTCCTCAGGCGACACCCCGCGAGCAATACGATCCGCGATCTCCTGCTCCATGTGGAAGCGCATCTCTTCATCGAGCCGTGCCGTCTCACTGCCACGACGGAAGAGCGTCGACAACGCCTTCTGCAACCTGTCCATCCAACGCATCGCGAAACCTCCGTTTGCCTCGCGCTAA from Acidobacteriota bacterium includes:
- a CDS encoding DUF2934 domain-containing protein; translated protein: MSIDKEKKPVKTAAKPKKAAAKAPAAKAEKPKAAAKTKATAKTKTAATSTTKAAPKAVKAEARSAVAEPLQVKHRPTHEQIAHVAYGYFLQRHGQHGHHEEDWHRAEQELLRLL
- a CDS encoding ABC transporter permease, with amino-acid sequence MRWMDRLQKALSTLFRRGSETARLDEEMRFHMEQEIADRIARGVSPEEAGRAAMRQFGNPALLRDEARRGWSWGWLETLGRDLRFGTRALMRSPGFTITAITVMALCIGATTCLFTVVRSVLLEPLPFHDPDKLVMVYEHWRANTSGNPYNPVAPGDFYEWHEQTHGFADMASYHYSGLAVTGDHGEMPELVAAQKGTWNLFPLLGVSPALGRNFREDEDQVGDHHVAILTWSFFQRRFGGDPAIIGKTIRMAARPYTVVGVLPEWFAYPDARTQVWVPYSDGETFERLHEHDNHYPYVVARMKPGVSLKTATDEVSALQYRMHMQYAGSPVAEDAMSRPMIDDVVQDVKTPLLMMMSAVACMLLIGCLNVSNLLVARGAARQKEMAIRGALGAGRFALLREQMTETVILCGCGGVIGLLLALAGTSWLKAHWHGLPRASAIHVDLTIVLFTFGIVGLTAILAGLLPALSSTQRGVLEGLKDSSRGAGVGLSRARLRKTLLSVEIALTVVLLLSAGLLLKSFVQLRTTDLGISGDHLLTLRYNLPKEIYTKPEQSVAFSQSLLERVRRIPGVQSAGLGSTVPGGGYDGDQVFIIPERPNYESNKQPDAMIRYADPGYFSTLGIPLVAGRVFNEHDRLDQSKKVVITQELAKRYYPGENVIGRTIVFGTDITNKKRTYEIVGVVGDTLWRVGQRTKATAYFPVLSGDTGYRATLVVRTSGDPLSYAIPVQKEIAALDPQLPVVDVLTIPQIIGESTVNQSLSASLVLIFAGLSLLLAGVGLYGVLSYVVTQRIPEIGIRIALGAQRGQVLGLVLRDGLRPVVLGLVVGIGGGVGVGYVIRSLLYQTKPLDPMVFAVMAALLLAVAALACAAPAWRASSVDPMQALRTE
- a CDS encoding MliC family protein, with protein sequence MNRRCRSVVPGVAVLALSLSAAASDLTLHLDGGQKFTRIAAKVQCDANGVKMGLPAQTFTVEYLNSAVNHLAIVPVKGNSKIFVTVPSADGAKYAAEQLTWWDAGGRGTTFSSDFPGPKMSSSCHQVR
- a CDS encoding BON domain-containing protein, yielding MARFAGPRFAVALLTLTLSVGAPAAFAQQPDPTWSQEDTTRIVHDVQKKLGGLVNYSVFDWITFGVHGKTLVLKGYASRPTLKDDAANAVKNIAGVAKVENEIQVLPLSNFDDRIRASVYNRIYTQAALRKYNANQGSLARALGPGGRSFGMMAGGITQNPPIGYHAIHIIVNNGHVTLYGVVLNQSDASIAYIQANGAPGVFGVDNDLVVQGSTPGSAPK